In the Methanoregula sp. genome, one interval contains:
- a CDS encoding acylneuraminate cytidylyltransferase family protein: protein MNTKKYRILGITLARGGSKGVPHKNIRPILGIPLIAYTIAEAKQSAFISRYIISTDDPEIQKVAIEYGADAPFLRPAHLATDEATSLDAMKHTVEWAETEEGIPYDFVVELMCTNPMKITADIDAAIEKLIKTGADSVIGVTKLNDHHPARIKKIVDDRIVDFCVPELSSRRQDLKPDAYIRNGSIYAMTRNVLMVKNARYGTTDSRPYYMPDERSVNVDSIMDFYIAELLMKQDPRPYVVDFKTTNLLKQRSD from the coding sequence ATGAACACTAAAAAATACCGGATTCTCGGAATTACTCTTGCACGAGGCGGATCAAAAGGTGTCCCTCACAAAAATATTCGCCCGATTCTCGGCATACCCCTCATTGCATACACCATTGCGGAGGCAAAACAGAGCGCGTTTATATCCCGGTATATTATCTCTACCGATGACCCCGAAATCCAGAAAGTAGCCATAGAATATGGAGCTGATGCACCATTCTTGCGACCCGCCCATCTCGCAACGGATGAGGCCACATCGCTCGATGCCATGAAACATACTGTTGAATGGGCTGAGACGGAGGAAGGGATACCATATGATTTTGTTGTAGAACTTATGTGTACAAATCCCATGAAAATAACTGCAGATATTGATGCGGCAATTGAAAAGTTGATAAAAACCGGTGCCGATTCAGTTATTGGTGTAACAAAACTTAATGATCATCATCCCGCACGGATCAAGAAAATTGTTGATGACCGGATCGTAGATTTCTGTGTCCCTGAACTTTCCAGTCGGCGTCAGGATCTTAAACCGGATGCATATATCCGAAATGGTTCAATCTATGCCATGACCCGAAATGTCCTCATGGTTAAAAACGCTCGATATGGTACCACAGATAGTCGTCCGTATTACATGCCTGATGAACGTTCAGTCAACGTGGACTCAATTATGGATTTTTATATTGCTGAACTACTCATGAAACAGGACCCACGCCCATATGTGGTGGATTTTAAAACCACTAATCTTCTGAAACAAAGGAGTGATTAA
- the galU gene encoding UTP--glucose-1-phosphate uridylyltransferase GalU, whose amino-acid sequence MSVTKAVIPAAGLGTRFLPVTKSMPKEMLPIIDKPAIHYVVEEAVDSGIEDILLITGRGKRAIEDYFDDAPELKMHLEHHGKCQQLEDLRCISRFEGIHFIRQREPKGLGDAVLYAEKHCGMDPFAVLLGDDIMKDHTPCTKQIIDIFNTTGSSVIAIQQVPEEHISKYGIIKGKECGENLILLEDIVEKPRLEDAPSNFGSIGRYVFTPTLFSCLKQTSKGAGDEIQLTDAIRHLMKKEDVYAYCYPGKRFDTGDKLGYIETIIAYALEDKTLRTPLRAFLKKSVK is encoded by the coding sequence ATGAGCGTTACGAAAGCAGTTATCCCAGCTGCAGGGCTTGGAACACGGTTCCTGCCAGTTACAAAATCGATGCCAAAGGAGATGTTGCCGATCATCGATAAACCGGCCATTCATTATGTAGTCGAAGAGGCAGTCGATTCCGGTATTGAGGATATTCTTCTCATAACGGGTCGGGGGAAACGGGCGATTGAGGATTATTTTGATGATGCACCTGAACTCAAGATGCATCTTGAACACCATGGTAAGTGCCAGCAGCTCGAAGATCTCCGGTGTATTTCACGTTTTGAAGGGATTCATTTCATCCGACAGCGGGAACCCAAGGGGCTTGGGGATGCAGTACTGTATGCCGAGAAACATTGTGGGATGGATCCATTCGCTGTTCTTCTCGGAGATGATATTATGAAGGACCATACACCATGTACAAAACAGATTATAGACATTTTTAATACAACAGGGTCATCAGTAATTGCCATTCAACAAGTTCCTGAGGAACATATCAGTAAATACGGTATTATTAAAGGTAAGGAATGCGGAGAAAACCTTATCCTTCTGGAAGATATTGTTGAGAAGCCACGTCTGGAAGACGCTCCCTCGAATTTCGGTTCTATTGGAAGATATGTATTCACTCCGACACTGTTCTCCTGCCTTAAACAGACCTCCAAAGGAGCCGGTGACGAAATTCAACTCACTGATGCAATTCGTCATCTTATGAAGAAAGAAGATGTGTATGCATATTGTTACCCGGGAAAACGATTTGATACCGGGGACAAACTGGGGTATATCGAAACGATTATTGCGTATGCACTTGAGGATAAAACTTTGAGAACTCCGTTGCGCGCATTTCTCAAAAAGAGCGTGAAATAA
- a CDS encoding UDP-glucose/GDP-mannose dehydrogenase family protein, whose product MNISIIGTGYIGSVTGACLAEMGHHIIFVGRDARKLDIIKSGKSPIFEPGLDQLLLKNQKKITTTTDIADAVWKTEATFICVGTPPLEDGSSDLSQIETVSHSIGKAFHSDPKHHTIITKSTVLPGTIENLIIPILENESGKKAFVDFGVASNPEFLKEGTAVEDFFKTDRVVIGAQDKITHELLENLYSPLNVPIFVTTLRTSEMIKFASNAFLATKISFANEIGNLCKELGIDSFSVFDGVGLDTRINPKFFRTGIGFGGSCFPKDVCALIAHAKSIGITPRVLNAVMEINDDQPARMISLLKKHMNLQNRTIGVLGLAFKPDTDDIRESRAIIIINMLQEAGAHVIAYDPVAMDNFKQQFPDLLYTTSAIEVLDADAVLIVTEWKEFESLDYHGKLVIDGRRVEKARKEAAIYEGVCW is encoded by the coding sequence GTGAACATTTCGATAATCGGTACAGGTTATATAGGATCTGTAACAGGAGCATGTCTTGCAGAAATGGGGCATCACATTATTTTTGTTGGTAGGGATGCAAGGAAACTGGATATAATAAAATCCGGAAAAAGCCCAATTTTTGAGCCGGGTCTGGATCAGTTGTTATTGAAAAACCAGAAAAAAATAACGACGACAACAGATATTGCCGATGCGGTTTGGAAAACTGAAGCCACATTTATCTGTGTGGGAACCCCCCCCCTTGAAGATGGATCCAGTGACCTAAGCCAAATAGAAACTGTCTCCCACAGCATTGGAAAAGCTTTTCATTCCGATCCAAAACATCACACGATAATTACGAAAAGTACTGTCCTTCCAGGGACAATCGAAAACCTGATTATCCCAATTTTAGAGAACGAATCCGGAAAAAAAGCATTTGTCGATTTTGGCGTTGCTTCAAATCCAGAATTTCTCAAAGAAGGAACTGCTGTTGAAGATTTTTTTAAAACCGACCGGGTTGTCATTGGTGCCCAAGATAAAATAACCCACGAATTATTGGAAAATCTCTATTCCCCACTAAATGTCCCAATCTTTGTAACGACTCTTCGTACCTCCGAGATGATCAAATTCGCCAGCAATGCCTTCCTCGCAACAAAAATCAGTTTTGCCAATGAGATCGGAAATCTCTGCAAAGAACTGGGGATCGATAGTTTCTCCGTGTTTGACGGTGTTGGTCTTGATACACGAATTAATCCAAAATTTTTTCGTACGGGCATAGGTTTTGGAGGATCCTGTTTCCCAAAAGATGTATGCGCTCTTATTGCCCATGCAAAATCCATCGGAATCACACCAAGAGTTCTCAATGCCGTAATGGAGATAAATGACGATCAACCTGCACGAATGATATCCCTCTTAAAAAAACATATGAATCTCCAAAACCGCACAATTGGCGTACTGGGACTTGCATTCAAACCTGACACTGATGATATCCGCGAAAGTCGAGCAATAATCATAATCAATATGCTCCAAGAGGCCGGTGCGCATGTGATAGCATATGACCCGGTTGCCATGGATAATTTCAAACAGCAATTTCCGGATCTGCTCTATACAACATCTGCAATAGAAGTTTTGGATGCTGATGCCGTGCTCATTGTGACAGAATGGAAAGAATTTGAATCACTTGACTACCATGGAAAATTGGTCATTGATGGGCGCAGAGTTGAAAAAGCCCGTAAAGAAGCAGCAATTTATGAAGGGGTCTGTTGGTAA
- a CDS encoding NAD(P)-dependent oxidoreductase — MPKILVITPVKHIPGVQELLESAGDVEYYDNPTLNEVLGIIPKYNVIFTNPNKSNVFIGRDLIDAGKNLRAICTASTGLNHIDIQYAKSKGITVISLTTEIDVITKISSTAEHAFALMFAALRHIPQAFESVKSGEWDYTKYIGRQMDFLTVGVVGYGRLGTKFAAYARAFGCKVLVYDPYKTVERTDIYQVGLDQLLQDSDIISLHVHVTTETKNMVNSSWFSIVKPTVILVNTSRGDVIVEKDAINFLRTHPDSCLAVDVIADEVQSKKQNLFIDYSKKQDNLIITPHIGGMTVEGQMIAYSHAAKLLKNFLEKGD; from the coding sequence ATGCCAAAAATACTTGTCATCACACCAGTTAAACATATTCCTGGGGTTCAGGAATTACTTGAAAGCGCAGGTGATGTTGAATATTATGATAATCCAACGTTAAACGAGGTCTTGGGAATAATACCTAAATATAATGTGATTTTTACCAATCCTAACAAATCTAACGTGTTTATCGGCAGAGATTTGATTGATGCAGGGAAAAATCTGCGGGCAATCTGCACAGCATCAACCGGACTGAATCATATAGACATTCAATATGCAAAAAGCAAGGGAATTACAGTAATTTCCCTGACAACAGAGATAGATGTAATAACGAAAATTTCATCCACCGCCGAACATGCATTTGCCCTTATGTTTGCGGCCCTGCGTCATATACCTCAGGCTTTTGAATCGGTAAAGTCCGGTGAGTGGGATTATACTAAATACATTGGGAGACAGATGGACTTCCTTACCGTAGGGGTGGTCGGGTATGGCAGACTCGGAACAAAATTTGCTGCCTATGCCCGTGCATTTGGATGCAAAGTTCTTGTTTATGATCCATATAAAACTGTTGAAAGAACCGATATCTACCAAGTTGGACTCGATCAGCTTCTTCAGGATTCAGATATTATAAGTTTGCATGTTCACGTTACTACTGAAACAAAAAATATGGTAAACAGTTCGTGGTTTTCAATAGTAAAGCCGACGGTCATTTTAGTAAATACTTCCCGGGGTGATGTTATTGTTGAAAAGGATGCGATCAATTTTTTAAGAACACATCCGGATTCGTGTCTTGCAGTGGATGTTATTGCGGATGAAGTCCAGTCTAAAAAACAAAATCTATTTATTGATTATTCCAAAAAGCAAGATAATCTGATCATTACACCCCATATTGGGGGAATGACGGTCGAGGGTCAGATGATCGCATATTCCCATGCGGCAAAATTACTAAAAAATTTCCTTGAAAAGGGGGATTGA
- a CDS encoding class I SAM-dependent methyltransferase, with protein MEYVYGKEIDIFQLKKPVLNNIREHLEKTKKITDFLSDNEIPVEQRECYICGNKESRLVVNIHGFPYVECTNCSHVYTNKRYSEESIRRFYQKNAYWSEITYANKETCFYRRDHVALPKVEFAEKHLGISRGKWIDVGSGIGDLVSVLLSRGWSAYGLELSESSVNFAKDTFNVFLMNQTLQEFIAVHSENSEKMDVVSFIGLLEHVINPLNHLSMAHSLLKSGGAVMIQVPNAHSVASMTQSLFPENVFRHMSPSEHIMLFTEKSLITALEKTGFTPVVIWYHGLDIYELLNNLILVNPRVQDSELYRAFIDNINELQLIFDKKGQSDRIICIAIKN; from the coding sequence ATGGAATATGTTTACGGTAAAGAGATTGATATTTTTCAATTAAAAAAACCGGTTCTGAATAATATCCGGGAGCACCTCGAAAAAACTAAAAAAATTACAGATTTTCTATCAGATAATGAAATCCCGGTCGAGCAAAGAGAATGTTATATTTGCGGGAATAAGGAATCAAGACTAGTCGTAAACATACATGGATTTCCTTATGTAGAATGCACAAACTGCAGCCATGTATATACAAATAAACGTTACTCAGAAGAATCAATAAGGAGATTTTATCAGAAAAATGCATACTGGTCTGAGATAACCTATGCGAACAAGGAGACCTGCTTTTACCGGCGAGATCATGTTGCTCTGCCAAAAGTTGAATTTGCGGAAAAACACCTTGGGATTTCCCGGGGCAAATGGATTGATGTTGGATCTGGTATAGGGGATCTTGTAAGTGTCCTTTTATCCCGGGGTTGGTCCGCATATGGTCTTGAACTGAGTGAAAGTTCTGTGAATTTCGCAAAAGATACCTTCAATGTATTTTTGATGAATCAGACCCTACAGGAATTTATTGCGGTCCATTCTGAAAACTCGGAAAAAATGGATGTGGTTTCATTCATTGGTCTGCTTGAACATGTTATCAATCCATTGAATCATCTTTCAATGGCACATTCTCTCTTGAAATCCGGGGGGGCAGTCATGATTCAGGTTCCAAATGCCCATTCAGTGGCATCAATGACCCAATCCCTTTTCCCGGAAAATGTTTTCCGACATATGAGCCCCAGTGAGCACATTATGCTCTTTACTGAAAAATCTTTAATAACCGCACTTGAAAAAACCGGTTTCACGCCCGTCGTTATTTGGTATCACGGACTAGATATTTATGAACTTTTGAATAATCTTATACTAGTAAATCCCCGGGTTCAGGATTCTGAGTTGTATAGAGCGTTTATCGATAATATCAATGAATTACAATTAATCTTTGATAAAAAAGGTCAGAGCGATCGGATCATCTGTATCGCAATAAAGAATTAA
- a CDS encoding SDR family oxidoreductase, whose protein sequence is MKYLVTGGAGFIGSHITDNLLACGHEVIILDNFFSGRKENISHLEDNSKIHIINGSITDPATLKTACESVDGIFHEAAIASVARSVNNPVATNEANISGTLNVLVAARDAGVKKVLFASSSSVYGDTPTLPKRESMCPSPKSPYAVSKHAGEEYLRVFSELYGLKTLSFRYFNVFGPRQDPKSDYAAVIPKFITRILAHERPIIYGDGTQTRDFTYVKDVAAANVRAMESSAEGVCNIAYGQQIDLNSLANMIMNLTGIETSPVYEPARPGDIHDSLADSTRAREAFGYSPAYTVKTGLQETVQWYKDRMTA, encoded by the coding sequence ATGAAATATCTCGTTACAGGAGGAGCAGGATTTATCGGTTCTCATATTACCGACAATCTTTTAGCATGCGGTCATGAGGTAATAATTCTCGATAATTTTTTTTCCGGCAGGAAAGAAAATATCTCTCACCTGGAGGACAATAGCAAAATCCACATAATTAACGGGAGCATAACCGACCCGGCAACCCTTAAAACCGCCTGTGAATCCGTTGATGGCATTTTTCACGAAGCGGCGATTGCTTCCGTTGCACGGTCCGTGAACAACCCTGTTGCAACAAATGAAGCGAACATTTCCGGCACACTCAATGTTCTTGTTGCAGCGCGTGATGCCGGGGTAAAAAAAGTGCTCTTTGCCTCTTCATCGTCCGTGTATGGCGACACTCCGACCCTTCCAAAGAGGGAATCCATGTGTCCCAGCCCCAAATCACCGTATGCCGTATCCAAGCATGCCGGTGAAGAGTATTTGCGGGTATTCTCGGAACTTTATGGATTAAAGACACTCTCTTTCCGGTATTTCAATGTCTTTGGTCCCCGGCAGGATCCAAAATCAGATTATGCTGCAGTGATCCCGAAATTCATCACCCGCATCCTGGCTCATGAACGACCGATAATTTATGGCGATGGTACTCAGACCCGGGACTTTACGTATGTAAAAGATGTAGCAGCAGCAAACGTCCGGGCAATGGAGAGTTCGGCTGAAGGCGTCTGCAACATTGCCTATGGGCAGCAGATTGATCTTAATTCCCTTGCAAACATGATCATGAACCTTACCGGAATCGAGACATCACCGGTTTATGAGCCCGCCCGCCCCGGGGATATCCATGATTCGCTTGCGGACAGTACCCGTGCCCGCGAAGCATTCGGCTACAGCCCGGCATATACGGTAAAAACAGGATTACAGGAGACAGTACAATGGTACAAGGACAGAATGACCGCGTGA
- a CDS encoding ABC transporter permease: protein MPDADNDYELVIQPNYGILDLNWKEIIEHHELLFFLSLREITVRYKQTVIGAGWALLQPFFTMIIFTLIFGGLANIPSDGVPYPIFSYSGLLLWIYFSNSVSLSGISIVSNMNMISKVYFPRIFIPTAPCLAGVVDYSIAISILAIMMVYYGIYPGVMIILLPIIILLTLLLAAGMGYWLSSICVKYRDVKFVLPFLIQLLMFISPVIYPTTMVGENYRWLLLLNPLTGLINAHRACLLGTIEFDLFGLIISAIITMAIFLSGIVYFRKTEKYFADLI, encoded by the coding sequence ATGCCGGATGCAGACAATGATTATGAACTGGTAATACAGCCGAATTATGGGATTCTAGATCTTAACTGGAAAGAAATTATCGAACATCACGAGCTCCTTTTTTTTCTCTCGCTTCGCGAGATCACAGTACGCTACAAACAAACGGTAATTGGTGCAGGTTGGGCTTTACTTCAACCATTTTTTACCATGATCATATTCACTTTAATTTTTGGTGGCCTTGCCAATATCCCTTCTGATGGAGTCCCGTATCCAATATTCTCCTATTCTGGGCTTTTACTCTGGATATATTTCTCAAATTCTGTAAGTCTTTCTGGTATTAGCATTGTCAGTAATATGAATATGATATCAAAAGTCTATTTTCCCAGGATATTTATCCCTACAGCACCTTGTCTCGCTGGAGTTGTGGATTACAGTATTGCGATAAGTATCCTTGCGATAATGATGGTCTATTATGGAATTTACCCTGGTGTAATGATCATTCTTCTCCCAATAATTATCCTTCTCACCCTGTTGCTGGCTGCCGGTATGGGATACTGGCTTTCATCGATTTGTGTCAAATACCGTGATGTGAAATTCGTCCTTCCATTCCTTATCCAGCTTCTGATGTTCATCTCCCCCGTCATCTATCCGACAACTATGGTTGGAGAGAATTATCGTTGGCTCCTTCTCCTCAATCCTCTCACCGGGTTGATTAATGCACACCGCGCCTGTTTACTGGGAACAATTGAATTTGATCTGTTCGGACTTATTATATCGGCGATTATTACAATGGCAATCTTCCTTTCAGGAATTGTCTATTTCAGAAAAACAGAAAAATATTTTGCGGATCTGATCTAA
- a CDS encoding nucleotide sugar dehydrogenase, which translates to MVQGQNDRVTVCVIGLGYVGYPLAEAFSQHVKTIGFDIDTNKINQIRKSGSKISATSNPEDIHNADYILICVPTPVSKNKQPDLSPVRGAVTIAGKHLKKGATVVLESTVYPGVTEEIIRPILEKESGMKCGEGFRIGYSPERINPGDDAHELAKITKIVAGMDDETLEDLARLYGKVTTVYRAKSIQVAESAKVIENIQRDLNIALMNELTIIFHRLGINTADVLEAAGTKWNFMHFTPGLVGGHCIPVDPYYLVARAQEYGYHPQVILAGRAINDSMPKYVADMVVKGLNNAGNVIKGSDVLIMGLTYKENVPDIRESPVEEMVAELKEFGVTVYGYDPLLPDSVIRKFGAIPLPALDKKVDAIIIAVAHDEFRSMKIDHIRDLMNANPVLVDVRGMVDREVAEENGISYYRL; encoded by the coding sequence ATGGTACAAGGACAGAATGACCGCGTGACGGTCTGTGTAATAGGCCTTGGATATGTCGGCTATCCTCTTGCGGAAGCATTCTCGCAGCACGTGAAAACGATTGGATTTGATATTGATACAAATAAAATCAATCAGATCCGGAAATCAGGATCAAAGATCTCTGCAACAAGTAACCCGGAAGATATCCATAACGCGGATTATATCCTGATTTGCGTGCCGACACCGGTCTCAAAAAACAAACAGCCCGATCTCTCCCCGGTCAGGGGTGCAGTTACTATTGCCGGTAAACACCTGAAAAAAGGTGCAACCGTTGTTCTTGAATCTACCGTGTACCCGGGTGTAACGGAGGAGATTATCCGCCCCATTCTGGAGAAAGAATCCGGTATGAAATGCGGGGAAGGGTTTCGGATCGGTTATTCCCCGGAACGGATCAATCCCGGTGATGATGCTCACGAGCTTGCAAAAATTACCAAGATTGTTGCCGGCATGGATGATGAGACCCTTGAGGACCTTGCCCGCCTCTATGGCAAAGTAACGACCGTATACCGTGCAAAGAGCATCCAGGTTGCCGAATCAGCCAAGGTCATTGAGAATATCCAGCGGGATCTCAATATCGCGCTTATGAATGAACTAACCATTATCTTCCACCGTCTCGGCATTAATACGGCGGATGTCCTGGAAGCAGCCGGAACAAAATGGAATTTCATGCATTTTACACCTGGTCTTGTCGGAGGCCATTGTATTCCGGTTGATCCCTACTATCTGGTTGCCCGGGCTCAGGAATACGGGTACCATCCCCAGGTGATTCTTGCCGGTCGCGCAATCAACGACTCCATGCCAAAGTATGTCGCGGACATGGTGGTCAAGGGGCTGAATAATGCCGGGAACGTTATCAAAGGTTCAGATGTCCTGATCATGGGACTTACCTATAAGGAAAATGTTCCGGATATCCGTGAGTCCCCCGTTGAAGAGATGGTAGCGGAATTAAAGGAATTTGGTGTAACGGTTTACGGGTATGATCCTTTGCTGCCTGACAGCGTGATCCGGAAATTTGGTGCTATTCCTCTTCCGGCGCTCGACAAAAAAGTCGATGCCATCATCATTGCCGTTGCTCATGATGAGTTCAGGTCCATGAAAATTGATCACATCCGTGACTTGATGAATGCCAACCCGGTTCTTGTGGATGTCCGTGGCATGGTTGACCGCGAAGTGGCAGAGGAGAATGGGATTTCCTATTACCGGTTGTAA
- a CDS encoding NAD-dependent epimerase/dehydratase family protein, producing the protein MKALVTGCAGFIGSHLTDRLLKEGYDVTGIDCFTDYYPRSIKESNIRDCRKNSHFTFIEKDILEIDSFPAVDYIFHEAAQAGVRASWGSSFAIYTRNNIDATQKLLEYYKNTPLKKFVYASSSSVYGDAPLPMREDMKPQPISPYGVSKLAAEHLCYLYWKNFQIPTVSLRYFTVYGPRQRPDMGINKFVHSVINSDSIAIFGDGTQTRDFTYIDDVVKANMLAASSEIKGEYFNIGGGNRISVINLIQTIGDISGNSPKIHYLDKQKGDVDNTWADTKKARDFLHWNADVDIKDGLRKYIQWVKGSF; encoded by the coding sequence ATGAAAGCTCTCGTCACTGGTTGTGCAGGTTTTATCGGAAGCCATCTGACAGATCGTCTTCTGAAGGAAGGATATGACGTAACTGGTATTGATTGTTTCACAGATTATTATCCCCGATCCATTAAGGAATCCAATATTCGTGATTGCCGAAAGAACTCCCATTTCACATTTATTGAAAAGGACATCTTGGAGATAGACTCGTTTCCGGCTGTGGACTATATCTTTCATGAAGCAGCTCAGGCTGGAGTAAGGGCGTCTTGGGGGTCCAGTTTTGCCATATATACCCGGAATAACATTGATGCAACCCAAAAACTTCTCGAATATTACAAGAATACCCCTTTGAAAAAATTTGTCTATGCTTCTTCATCCTCTGTATATGGAGATGCACCTTTACCCATGCGTGAGGACATGAAACCCCAACCAATATCCCCATATGGTGTATCAAAACTGGCTGCTGAGCATCTCTGTTATTTATACTGGAAAAATTTCCAGATACCCACTGTTTCATTACGATATTTTACCGTCTATGGCCCAAGACAAAGACCGGATATGGGAATCAATAAATTTGTCCATTCGGTTATCAACAGTGATTCCATTGCAATTTTTGGTGACGGTACCCAAACACGTGATTTTACATATATTGACGATGTCGTTAAGGCAAACATGCTCGCAGCATCGAGCGAGATTAAAGGTGAATATTTCAACATTGGCGGTGGAAATCGTATTTCCGTAATTAATCTTATTCAAACTATTGGTGATATTTCCGGTAACAGCCCGAAAATTCATTATCTTGATAAACAGAAAGGGGACGTAGATAATACATGGGCCGACACTAAAAAAGCAAGGGATTTCCTTCATTGGAACGCTGATGTTGATATAAAGGACGGACTCCGGAAATACATTCAGTGGGTTAAAGGAAGTTTCTGA
- a CDS encoding ABC transporter ATP-binding protein translates to MAENKLERPIIEVRHLSKEYRIGADRSYKLLGETISDIIKNPVRTFHEFSHFYNTFWALKEVNFTLDRGDIVGIIGPNGAGKSTLLKILTRITSPTDGEIILRGRVGSLLEVGTGFHPELTGRENIYFNGAILGMKKKEIDRKFDEIVSFSGIEKFIDTPVKRYSSGMHVRLAFSVAAHLDPEIMMIDEVLAVGDAAFQKKCLGKMEEVASRGRTVLFVSHNMAIIEQLCKKAILIDKGRVIKIGKTSDVIEVYLSMQVNHDKSTKRLFEEQPHKDFQILAATTKNIEHQEVADFYCDHDFLIDFECKVNKTIPGLYGYMEIRKKDGAIVMVSDSFDMGENPLDELNEGYYSLQIQVPKRSLGPGTYDVFINFTSKFHEKSFQVESPGIVCSFDLQDHKSKRGNKRRGHFSTLLPWHVHKKP, encoded by the coding sequence ATGGCAGAAAATAAATTGGAACGACCGATCATCGAAGTACGGCACTTGTCAAAAGAGTACCGTATCGGTGCAGACCGATCGTACAAGCTTCTTGGAGAAACAATCTCAGACATTATCAAAAACCCTGTGAGAACCTTTCATGAATTTTCACATTTTTACAATACGTTTTGGGCATTAAAAGAGGTTAACTTCACTCTTGATCGTGGCGATATTGTTGGTATAATCGGGCCAAACGGTGCAGGAAAAAGTACGCTCCTAAAGATTCTTACACGAATTACCAGTCCGACCGATGGAGAGATAATCCTTCGCGGGCGCGTTGGAAGCCTTCTTGAAGTAGGGACCGGATTTCATCCGGAATTAACCGGACGGGAGAACATATATTTTAACGGCGCGATTCTTGGCATGAAAAAAAAAGAGATCGACCGCAAATTCGATGAAATTGTATCCTTTTCCGGTATAGAAAAATTTATCGATACTCCGGTGAAGCGATACTCAAGTGGTATGCATGTCAGACTCGCATTCTCTGTTGCAGCACATCTTGACCCGGAAATAATGATGATTGATGAAGTGCTTGCTGTCGGAGATGCGGCGTTCCAGAAAAAGTGCTTAGGAAAAATGGAAGAAGTCGCATCAAGGGGAAGAACCGTCCTTTTTGTCAGTCATAATATGGCAATCATTGAACAATTATGCAAAAAAGCCATTCTCATCGATAAAGGGCGGGTAATTAAAATCGGAAAAACCTCAGACGTTATTGAAGTATACCTTTCCATGCAGGTAAATCATGATAAATCGACAAAACGCTTATTTGAAGAACAACCTCACAAGGATTTCCAGATTCTGGCAGCAACAACAAAAAATATTGAACATCAAGAGGTTGCCGATTTTTATTGCGATCATGATTTCTTGATTGATTTTGAATGTAAAGTGAACAAAACTATTCCTGGCTTGTATGGATATATGGAAATACGCAAAAAAGACGGGGCTATTGTCATGGTCTCGGACAGTTTCGATATGGGAGAAAATCCTCTCGATGAACTGAACGAAGGATATTATTCTCTTCAGATACAAGTACCAAAACGAAGTCTTGGCCCGGGAACTTATGATGTATTTATCAACTTTACCAGTAAATTCCACGAAAAATCATTTCAGGTTGAATCACCGGGGATTGTCTGTTCATTCGACTTGCAGGATCATAAATCCAAGCGTGGCAATAAACGTCGGGGCCATTTCAGCACATTATTACCATGGCATGTTCACAAAAAGCCATAA